From Triticum aestivum cultivar Chinese Spring chromosome 4A, IWGSC CS RefSeq v2.1, whole genome shotgun sequence, a single genomic window includes:
- the LOC123083035 gene encoding uncharacterized protein, which yields MRFYYQSNPEQFLYKLVAPSPLDSSPDSLVAALIIGDGNMKRLCVSQPSIVTCSFRFNMRPLPDLLDVAFLDGKLYVLSGSGKLFILEFCKNLASNSNIKSIIDDYVDFLHVPECFPREEMYVLKFYLVECGGGLLVVKRFIRVMGPFVMARDNPFGNTQTVGFDVLKADLHSNPCQWRRISELGGHALFVGQHGSKSLPATECCGSQEDCIYFVFDYPRTEFSPNPCHDCGVYNMRNGSVTPLMSETAAPAHHAGQWRSTWVFHAAAV from the coding sequence ATGAGGTTTTACTACCAATCTAATCCTGAACAATTTTTGTACAAGTTGGTAGCACCCTCGCCACTAGATTCATCACCAGATTCACTTGTTGCGGCATTGATCATTGGTGATGGGAATATGAAAAGACTTTGTGTGAGCCAGCCATCAATTGTCACTTGCTCGTTCAGATTCAACATGCGACCATTACCGGACCTATTGGATGTTGCATTCTTGGATGGAAAGTTGTACGTGTTATCAGGCAGTGGCAAGCTCTTCATCCTTGAGTTCTGCAAGAATCTTGCTAGCAATTCAAACATCAAATCCATAATTGACGATTATGTTGATTTTCTTCATGTGCCAGAATGCTTTCCGAGAGAGGAGATGTATGTGCTCAAGTTCTATCTAGTTGAATGTGGTGGTGGACTGTTGGTGGTGAAACGATTTATTCGTGTCATGGGCCCTTTTGTCATGGCCAGGGACAATCCCTTTGGAAACACCCAGACTGTTGGATTTGATGTCCTCAAGGCAGACCTGCACTCTAACCCTTGCCAGTGGAGAAGGATCAGTGAGTTGGGTGGACATGCTCTCTTTGTTGGCCAGCATGGCTCCAAGTCTCTGCCTGCTACAGAATGCTGTGGATCCCAAGAGGATTGCATCTACTTCGTTTTTGACTATCCGCGTACAGAGTTTTCTCCGAATCCATGTCACGACTGTGGTGTGTACAACATGCGGAATGGGAGCGTCACGCCGTTGATGTCTGAGACTGCAGCACCTGCACATCATGCCGGCCAGTGGCGTTCGACGTGGGTTTTCCATGCTGCAGCTGTGTGA